A single Vanacampus margaritifer isolate UIUO_Vmar chromosome 14, RoL_Vmar_1.0, whole genome shotgun sequence DNA region contains:
- the LOC144033983 gene encoding syntaxin-2-like: MAHAARGMEEFFKTVGELRSLIQKMRCQMDEVERKQSAHLASSNPDKRCREELELLNNKIKTDANLFRAKLKTLQDGFPADCSGNGTSVMQRINNNQHAHLTRCFAEITTSHHNKQVAFREKCKAHIQRQLQIVDKLTTDEELEEMLNCHNVTVFISDIVDSGASISSKALSEIKSRHEDIIRLEATIRELHEILADTAMLLENQGELVNSIEKNVASAAEYVEESKQETHKAVTYKKNPYKIVSLPRIFKSFRRKT; the protein is encoded by the exons ATGGCACATGCAGCCAGAGGCATGGAGGAGTTTTTCAAAACG GTAGGAGAGCTGAGGAGCCTCATACAAAAGATGCGCTGTCAAATGGACGAAGTGGAGAGAAAACAAAGTGCCCATCTTGCTTCCTCGAACCCAGATAAAA GATGCAGAGAAGAGCTGGAGCTGCTTAACAACAAAATCAAGACTGATGCGAACTTGTTCCGAGCCAAGTTAAAGA CATTGCAGGATGGTTTCCCAGCAGACTGCAGTGGCAATGGTACCTCCGTGATGCAACGTATTAACAACAATCAG CACGCACACCTGACTCGGTGCTTTGCTGAGATCACGACGAGTCACCACAACAAACAAGTGGCCTTCAGAGAGAAATGCAAAGCCCATATTCAGAGGCAGCTGCAGATTG TGGACAAGTTGACCACAGATGAGGAGTTGGAAGAGATGCTGAACTGCCACAATGTGACCGTCTTCATATCTGAT ATTGTTGACTCTGGAGCTAGTATTTCCAGCAAGGCACTGAGTGAGATCAAGTCCCGTCACGAGGACATAATTCGCCTGGAGGCAACCATCAGAGAACTGCACGAGATCTTGGCCGACACCGCCATGCTCCTGGAGAATCAG GGGGAGTTGGTGAACAGCATAGAAAAGAATGTGGCAAGTGCTGCAGAGTATGTGGAAGAGTCTAAACAGGAGACCCACAAAGCAGTGACATACAAGAAGAACCCTTACAAGATAGTGTCTCTGCCGAGAATCTTCAAGTCCTTCAGGAGGAAAACCTAA
- the pgam2 gene encoding phosphoglycerate mutase 2, which produces MAAVHRLVIVRHGESAWNQENRFCGWFDADLSEKGVEEATRGAKAIKDAGMKFDICYTSVLKRAVKTLWTIMEGTDQMWLPVIRTWRLNERHYGGLTGLNKAETAAKHGEEQVKIWRRSFDIPPPPMDKDHPYHSVISESRRYKNLKPGELPTCESLKDTIARALPFWNDVIVPEIKAGKNVIIAAHGNSLRGIVKHLEGMSDAAIMELNLPTGIPIVYELDANLKPVKPMSFLGDEETVRKAMEAVAAQGKVKK; this is translated from the exons ATGGCCGCTGTTCATCGCCTGGTGATCGTCCGCCACGGGGAGAGCGCCTGGAACCAGGAGAACCGCTTCTGCGGCTGGTTCGACGCCGACCTCAGCGAGAAGGGCGTGGAGGAGGCTACGCGCGGAGCCAAGGCCATCAAAGACGCGGGCATGAAATTCGACATCTGCTACACCTCTGTGCTCAAACGTGCCGTCAAGACCCTGTGGACCATCATGGAGGGCACGGACCAGATGTGGCTGCCCGTGATCCGTACGTGGCGCCTCAACGAGCGCCACTACGGCGGCCTCACTGGTCTCAACAAGGCCGAGACGGCCGCCAAGCACGGCGAGGAGCAGGTGAAGATCTGGCGCCGTTCCTTTGATATCCCACCTCCACCCATGGACAAGGACCACCCTTACCACTCCGTCATCAGTGAG TCCAGACGCTACAAGAACCTGAAGCCCGGTGAGCTGCCGACATGCGAGTCGCTGAAGGACACCATCGCCCGTGCGCTCCCTTTCTGGAACGACGTCATCGTGCCTGAAATCAAAGCCGGGAAAAATGTTATCATCGCAGCCCACGGCAACAGCCTGCGTGGAATCGTCAAGCACCTTGAAG GCATGTCTGACGCCGCCATCATGGAGCTGAACCTGCCCACGGGAATCCCTATCGTGTACGAGTTGGATGCGAACCTGAAGCCCGTGAAGCCCATGTCCTTCCTGGGCGATGAGGAGACCGTGAGGAAGGCCATGGAGGCCGTGGCTGCCCAGGGCAAAGTGAAGAAGTGA